In Pseudomonas putida, a genomic segment contains:
- a CDS encoding aldehyde dehydrogenase → MTLEQSLPICIAGTWRQGGGERYATCYPATGEPVAWLNAASLDDVEAAVQGAHQAFLHSGWAQRKPHERAAVLLRIAALIRERAEELAQLQRQDNGKPIAETRALVASAAGTFQFFAAACETLEETITPSRGDFLSMSVYEPMGVVAAITPWNSPIASEAQKVAPALAAGNAVVIKPAEITPLLALQLARICDDAGLPKGLVSVLPGKGSLLGDALTRHPLVKRVSFTGGTRTGKHIAHIAADKMMPVSLELGGKSPTIVLDDADLDHAVAGVLYGIFSSSGEACIAGSRLFVARALYEPFMARLSAAAAQLRVGDPADERTQMGPLISAAHRESVERYVALGLAEGGRLRLGGERPRGGMFDHGYFYPPTILEGLGNQQQVCQEEIFGPVLVAMPFDSEQALIEQANDSLYALAAGIWSRDYKRAWALGRKLQAGTVWVNTYKQFSISTPFGGWRDSGLGREKGRLGILQYMEQKSLYWGMNEQPLAWAGVEAGQ, encoded by the coding sequence ATGACACTGGAACAAAGCTTACCCATCTGCATCGCCGGCACCTGGCGCCAGGGCGGTGGCGAGCGCTACGCCACCTGCTACCCGGCCACGGGCGAGCCGGTGGCCTGGCTCAACGCTGCCAGCCTGGACGACGTCGAAGCCGCGGTGCAGGGTGCCCACCAGGCCTTCCTGCACAGCGGCTGGGCGCAGCGCAAGCCGCATGAACGCGCCGCCGTGCTGCTGCGCATCGCTGCGCTGATCCGCGAGCGCGCCGAGGAACTGGCGCAGTTGCAACGCCAGGACAATGGCAAGCCGATCGCCGAGACCCGCGCCCTGGTGGCCAGCGCCGCCGGCACCTTCCAGTTTTTCGCCGCAGCCTGCGAAACATTGGAAGAAACCATCACCCCATCGCGTGGCGACTTCCTCAGCATGAGCGTGTACGAGCCGATGGGCGTGGTCGCGGCGATCACGCCATGGAACTCGCCGATCGCCAGCGAAGCGCAAAAGGTCGCGCCGGCCCTGGCTGCCGGCAACGCCGTGGTGATCAAGCCTGCAGAAATCACGCCGCTGCTGGCCCTGCAACTGGCGCGCATCTGCGACGATGCCGGCCTGCCCAAGGGGCTGGTCAGCGTGCTGCCGGGCAAGGGCTCGCTGCTCGGCGACGCACTGACCCGCCACCCGCTGGTCAAGCGCGTGTCGTTCACCGGCGGCACCCGCACCGGCAAGCACATCGCCCATATCGCCGCCGACAAGATGATGCCGGTGTCGCTGGAGTTGGGCGGCAAGTCGCCGACCATCGTGCTCGACGATGCCGACCTCGACCATGCCGTGGCCGGGGTGCTGTACGGCATCTTCAGCTCGTCCGGCGAAGCCTGTATCGCAGGTTCCCGGTTGTTCGTCGCCCGCGCGCTGTACGAGCCGTTCATGGCCCGCCTGAGCGCCGCCGCCGCGCAACTGCGGGTGGGCGACCCGGCCGACGAACGCACGCAGATGGGCCCGCTGATCAGCGCCGCGCACCGCGAGTCGGTGGAGCGCTACGTAGCCCTGGGCCTGGCCGAAGGCGGCCGCCTGCGCCTGGGCGGCGAGCGCCCGCGTGGCGGGATGTTCGACCATGGCTACTTCTACCCACCGACCATTCTCGAAGGCCTGGGTAACCAGCAGCAGGTGTGCCAGGAAGAGATCTTCGGCCCGGTGCTGGTGGCCATGCCTTTCGACAGCGAGCAAGCACTGATCGAGCAGGCCAACGACAGCCTGTACGCACTGGCCGCCGGTATCTGGAGCCGCGACTACAAGCGCGCCTGGGCGCTGGGGCGCAAGCTCCAGGCCGGCACGGTCTGGGTCAACACCTACAAGCAGTTTTCCATCTCGACGCCCTTCGGCGGCTGGCGTGACAGCGGCCTGGGCCGCGAAAAAGGCCGCCTGGGCATCCTGCAGTACATGGAACAGAAAAGCCTCTACTGGGGCATGAACGAACAACCGCTGGCCTGGGCCGGCGTGGAGGCAGGGCAATGA